A DNA window from Acomys russatus chromosome 7, mAcoRus1.1, whole genome shotgun sequence contains the following coding sequences:
- the LOC127191496 gene encoding probable isocitrate dehydrogenase [NAD] gamma 2, mitochondrial, whose amino-acid sequence MLSAASCSVKAILQPALLGCAREAVCELVTPWRNVCLHHTVAPSAKYGGRHTVTMIPGDGIGPELMVHVKRIFRSKCVPVDFEEVWVTSTSNEEEIHNALMAIRRNRVALKGNIATNHYLPATHKSHNTKFRTILDLYASVVHFKTFPGVETRHKNIDIIVVRENTEGEYTNLEHESVKGVVESLKIVTRSKSLRIAEYAFRLAQKMGRKKVTAVHKANIMKLGDGLFLQCCKDVAAHYPQITLESMIIDNTTMQLVSNPQQFDVMVMPNLYGNVINSVCTGLVGGSGLVPGANYGDSYAIFEMGSKTIGQELAHRNIANPVAMLLTSCIMLDYLDLHSYATPIRTAIMASLKNKAIYTPDMGGQGTTSGIVDYILDYMKRHTHS is encoded by the coding sequence ATGCTGTCAGCCGCCAGCTGCTCTGTGAAGGCAATTCTCCAACCTGCTCTTCTTGGCTGTGCTAGGGAAGCTGTATGCGAGCTTGTGACTCCCTGGAGAAACGTCTGCTTACATCACACAGTGGCTCCCTCCGCTAAATATGGTGGAAGACACACAGTGACTATGATTCCCGGAGATGGCATTGGGCCTGAGCTTATGGTTCACGTCAAGAGAATATTCCGATCAAAGTGTGTGCCAGTGGACTTTGAAGAAGTGTGGGTGACCTCTACATCTAACGAGGAGGAGATCCACAATGCTCTTATGGCCATCCGTCGGAACCGCGTTGCTCTGAAGGGCAACATTGCAACCAATCACTATCTGCCTGCCACTCACAAATCTCACAACACCAAGTTTCGCACCATCCTTGACCTCTACGCCAGTGTAGTCCATTTCAAGACTTTTCCTGGTGTGGAGACCAGACACAAGAACATAGACATCATAGTTGTTCGGGAGAACACAGAGGGCGAGTATACTAACCTGGAGCACGAGAGCGTGAAAGGGGTGGTCGAGAGTCTAAAGATTGTGACAAGGTCCAAGTCTCTGCGCATTGCTGAGTATGCCTTCAGGTTGGCTCAGAAGATGGGGCGCAAAAAAGTGACAGCTGTTCACAAAGCCAACATCATGAAACTGGGAGATGGGCTCTTCCTGCAGTGCTGTAAGGATGTGGCAGCCCACTACCCTCAGATCACCTTAGAGAGTATGATCATAGACAACACCACCATGCAGTTGGTATCCAATCCCCAGCAGTTTGATGTCATGGTGATGCCCAATCTTTATGGCAACGTTATCAACAGTGTCTGCACAGGGCTGGTTGGAGGATCAGGACTTGTACCAGGAGCCAATTATGGTGACTCTTATGCAATATTTGAGATGGGTTCAAAGACAATAGGTCAAGAGTTAGCTCACAGAAACATTGCCAATCCTGTCGCCATGCTGCTGACCAGCTGTATCATGCTGGACTACCTTGATCTCCACTCTTACGCCACTCCCATCCGCACTGCCATCATGGcatccttaaaaaacaaagccatctACACACCAGACATGGGTGGCCAGGGTACCACATCAGGCATTGTAGATTACATCCTGGACTATATGAAACGCCATACACACAGTTGA